One genomic window of Vidua macroura isolate BioBank_ID:100142 chromosome 16, ASM2450914v1, whole genome shotgun sequence includes the following:
- the LOC128815488 gene encoding deoxyribonuclease-1-like 2: MGTVTLELSLLAVALLCPATAMLRIGAFNIQAFGDTKMSNKEVAEIIINVLRRYDVVLVQEVRDSDLSAVTELMEQLNSASTSPYDYEISGPLGRENYKEMYLFIYRTDVVSVVDTYQYEDPQDVFSREPFILRVSAPSTKVKEFVLVPLHSAPHDAVAEIDALYDVYLAIINKWGTDNLMFLGDFNADCSYVQPSDWSSIRLRTSDIFKWLIPDSADTTVGKSDCAYDRIVVCGNKLKRSILSNSAGIYNFQRAFQLDQEEALAVSDHYPVEVKLAA, encoded by the exons ATGGGGACTGTGACACTGGAAttgtccctgctggctgtggctcTCCTGTGCCCAGCCACTGCCATGCTGCGCATCGGTGCCTTCAACATCCAGGCCTTCGGTGACACCAAGATGTCCAACAAGGAAGTGGCAGAGATCATCATCAAC GTCCTGCGCCGCTATGACGTGGTGCTGGTGCAGGAGGTGCGCGACTCCGACCTCAGCGCCGTCACCGAGCTCATGGAGCAGCTCAACAG cGCATCCACATCCCCATACGACTACGAGATCAGCGGCCCCCTGGGACGGGAGAACTACAAGGAGATGTACCTGTTTATCTACAG GACAGACGTTGTGTCTGTGGTGGACACCTACCAATATGAGGACCCCCAGGATGTCTTCAGCCGGGAGCCATTCATCCTGAGAGTCTCAGCACCCAGCACCA AGGTGAAGGAGTTTGTGCTGGTGCCCCTGCACTCGGCCCCACATGATGCTGTCGCTGAGATTGATGCGCTCTACGACGTCTACCTGGCCATCATCAACAAGTGGGGGACTGAT AACCTGATGTTCCTGGGGGACTTCAATGCTGACTGCTCCTACGTCCAGCCGAGCGACTGGTCATCCATCCGCCTGCGCACCAGCGACATCTTCAAGTGGCTGATCCCCGACAGCGCTGACACCACCGTGGGCAAGTCAGACTGTGCCTATGACAG GATCGTGGTGTGTGGCAACAAGCTGAAGAGAAGCATCCTGTCCAACTCAGCTGGTATCTACAATTTCCAGCGTGCTTTCCAGCTGGACCAGGAGGAG GCCCTGGCAGTCAGTGACCACTACCCAGTCGAGGTGAAGCTGGCAGCctga
- the ECI1 gene encoding enoyl-CoA delta isomerase 1, mitochondrial, whose amino-acid sequence MAAATLARRIGRSGVLPLCCRLPAWDRATRPPPSPLQPPGLPLAPCRSFSNNKIQVELDESSGVAMMKFKSPPVNSLSLEFLTEFSISLEKLENNRACRGVIITSAVPKIFSSGLDITEMCGKSIEHYTEFWRAVQEMWLRLYGSNMVTVAAVNGSSPAGGCLVALSCDYRIMAENPKFSIGLNEAQLGIVAPFWFKDTFVNVVGHRIAERSLQLGSLHPAPEALRLGLVDELVSEEKLMEKAAAVMAQWLALPDHARQLTKTMMRKAVLDRLVAHREEDIKNFISFISKESIQKSLRMYMEMLKKRKS is encoded by the exons GTGGGACAGGGCCACCCGGccgccccccagccccctgcagccgcCAGGCCTCCCGCTCGCCCCGTGTCGTTCCTTCAGCAACAACAAGATCCAGGTGGAGCTGGACGAGAGCTCAG GTGTTGCCATGATGAAGTTCAAGAGTCCCCCAGTCAACAGCCTCAGCCTGGAGTTCCTCACAGAGTTTTCCATAagcctggagaagctggagaaCAACAGGGCCTGCCGGGGTGTGATCATCACCTCT GCTGtccccaaaatattttcatctggCCTGGACATCACCGAGATGTGTGGGAAGAGCATAGAGCACTACACCGAGTTCTGGAGAGCCGTGCAGGAGATGTGGCTCCGGCTCTACGGCTCCAACATGGTGACAGTGGCTGCAGTCAAT GGGTCCAGCCCGGCTGGGGGCTGCCTTGTTGCCCTGTCGTGTGACTACAGGATCATGGCAGAGAACCCCAAATTCAGCATCGGCCTGAACGAAGCCCAGCTGGGCATTGTGGCTCCCTTCTG GTTTAAGGACACATTTGTGAATGTTGTGGGACACCGAATTGCTGAACGCTCCCTCCAGCTGGGCTCCCTCCACCCTGCACCTGAGGCCCTCAGGTTGGGCCTCGTGGATGAGCTGGTGTCAGAGGAGAAGCTCATGGAGAAGGCTGCAGCTGTCATGGCACAGTGGCTGGCCCTTCCTG ACCATGCCCGCCAGCTCACCAAGACCATGATGAGGAAGGCGGTGTTGGACCGCCTGGTAGCTCACCGGGAGGAAGACATCAAGAACTTCATCAGCTTCATCTCAAAAGAGTCTATCCAGAAGTCCCTTCGCATGTACATGGAGAtgctgaagaagaggaagagctgA